The window TGTGGTTTTTCCTTCGTGTGCACCCTCAGATGCACTTTAAGAGTCATTCGACTGTTAAAACCTTTGCCACAGACGtcacaaatgtaatttttctcGCCAGAATGTGTGGTCTTGTGTAGTCTTAAACCACTCAAACTGCTACAACTCTTGCCACAAGTATCACAAACGTAATTATCCGACACCTCATGTTTGCGTTTCAAGTGATAATTCAGCTGCGCTTTCCAGTGAAAAATCTCGTTGCATATGTCGCATTTGAAGACTTCTTGGATGTGATCAGGGTCATGTTTCCGGACGTGGACTTTAAAGTGCTCCTTGTCTTTGAACATTTTGCTACAAATTTCGCAAATTAGTCTTTGGCCTTCGTGTTGGAACTGGCGGTGGCGCTTGAACTGGGCTTCTTGGAAGTACCCTAGATTGCAAAGGTCGCATTTGAAAGGGTAGTCTTTTGTGTGGACGctgatttcgtgcgattttagAGAAGCCTTGTAGTTGGTGCGATAGTCGCAATAGTCGCAACTGAAATTGCGCTGTTGCTCGTGCACCGTTATGATGTGGTTTTTCAAATGACAGCGAGACACAAAAGCACGCGGACAGTAACTGCATTGGTAAAATTTCTCTCGGTGGTAGTACTGGTGTCTCTGGAACTTGCGTCTGTCTGTAAATATCTTAGGACAGCCAGGACACGCAAATGGAGGCTCACTGTCCATATCTAAGATGCAGAGTCTGGAAAAGAAGaattattaagttaacagACGGCAATTCTTCGTCCTGGCACtaggaaaataaaacaacaggaaaaatttaaatttatataatttaagcTCTACTACAAAAATGCTTTAAGCAAATAAATACAGACGATTTTGGTTCTTAACCCACATAGTACAACAAAAAACACTGGTATTTAGTACGGAAACATTAAACAAGCATCTTAtgctgttttttcaaatgactaTTGAGCAAACTCTTGGCCACAAACCGCCTTGGACAAATGGTACAACCAAACGGTCGGTCCTTGCTATGTGCAACCTTCACATGTATGGTGAGAGAACTCTGCTGGGTGTACTTTCTGCCACAAAACTTGCAAATGCAAGGTTTTTCACGCGTGTGCACCCTTTGGTGGACCCTCAGTAACTCGTTACTGACGAATCTTTTGCCAGAGCAATCACAAACGATTGGTTTTTCCCCCGCGTGTACCATCAAATGTATTTTAAGCCCGACCGAAGTCATAAGAACTTTACCACAAATCTCGCACAAAAGATACAAACGATCGTGCCTTATCTTCTTATGGGCTTGAACAGCCCGTTTCGATGAAAAAATCTTCTCACACTTCTCACATTTCACTTTCGGcggtttttcatttttgttacaaTGTTGCGTTTTCTTATGCTGATCTATGTAGTTCCAAGCGACCAACTTCTTGCAAATCCCACACGCGACTTTTTCGGAACGATGTTCACTGTAGTAGTGATTGTCGAAGCGTTTTTTACAATCCCCGACAAAAACTTCACCGCAAAGCTCGCAAATTATCTTCTTGTGGATTTTTTTATGGTAAGTTAGAGCGAAATAAGCGTCGAATTGTTCCTCACACTCACTGCAAGGGTACTTGTTGTTTTGGGCGTGTATTTTACTATGGAACAGTAAGGGTATTTTGTTCGAAAAGCTCTCACTGCAATATTCACACGAGAAGCTTCGAACGTGTAGCTGTTTCCGGTGATTGTTCAGAAGTTGTAAggatgaaaaatacaaattgcaAAGTCGGCAATAGTAGCTACTTTTCTGGAATTCTTCTTTAATCACAACACCTGCTGTATATCTGCAAAAATAAGTTGGATTCAAAAATAGTATCAACCAAGCTCGCCCGTACAAAAAACTTTACTATTCAGTCAAacgttacaataaaaaaataaaaaatctaaacgtttatttaaaaaatatatgtacAGAGTTCTATTTCGTGTGCTGCTTCATATGCCTGTTAAGACTACTCTTCTGCGTGAAGGTCTTGGCACACGACGAACACTTGTATGGCCTTTCCTTCGTATGGATTCGTATATGGTCGGCCAAGGTATACCTCTGCCCAAAAGCCTTCCCACAATAATCACAAACGAACGATTTTTCCCCCGTGTGTATTTTCTTGTGCGCTTTCAAGCCACCCAAAGTGGTCAAAGTTTTCCCGCAAAGATCACACACGTAAGACTTGACAACTCCATTATGCTTCTTCACATGTGTTCGAAAGTGAGACCGTGTGTGAAACACTTTCCGACAGATCTGACAAGTGTACACTTCTTGGACATAGTCGGGGTTGTGTTTTTGCACATGGGAGTGGAAACTCTTCTCATCACGAAACATCTTCTTGCAAATTTCACACACAAAACAACTACCTTCGTGTTTTCGTTGGTGGTTTTCCAAACTTGTCTTTTGGACGTAGCCCATGGGGCACTTGTCGCATTTGAACGGGAAGTCTCTGGTATGGATTGAGATCATGTGAGTTTTGACTGCGTTTTTCAAGTAGGCGGAAAATGGGCACAAGGAACA of the Tribolium castaneum strain GA2 chromosome 1, icTriCast1.1, whole genome shotgun sequence genome contains:
- the LOC656007 gene encoding gastrula zinc finger protein XlCGF26.1 isoform X20, which gives rise to MGSIENISELCRLCLVKDQVNVPIFEENATKEQTFVKINSCLPVKVSRDDSLPKKICDGCSCKLDMLYTFRNTSVDSEKQLLKWLNQAGLSCSQSAVKDPLASTKPEVTIKQETFEPTDSRDDLGLDTHSYIMQQQKLPYSQEFEFGEPSESNVGLMTDEPAPKKAKRAAALNKASVETDEDDLDAAMQITKAEDEDSDEIDQPEYVEAPSTSADDQPGPSGVNKTTVEAPYTAGVVIKEEFQKSSYYCRLCNLYFSSLQLLNNHRKQLHVRSFSCEYCSESFSNKIPLLFHSKIHAQNNKYPCSECEEQFDAYFALTYHKKIHKKIICELCGEVFVGDCKKRFDNHYYSEHRSEKVACGICKKLVAWNYIDQHKKTQHCNKNEKPPKVKCEKCEKIFSSKRAVQAHKKIRHDRLYLLCEICGKVLMTSVGLKIHLMVHAGEKPIVCDCSGKRFVSNELLRVHQRVHTREKPCICKFCGRKYTQQSSLTIHVKVAHSKDRPFGCTICPRRFVAKSLLNSHLKKQHKMLV